CTGAGGGGTCGCTCAGGCGTCGGCGCCGGGGGTCTCCGCGGCCTGCGCGGAGGAGCGGGCGCGCGCGGCGGCCTCGGCCGCGGGGGACCCGGGACGGCGCTGCTCGGTCCAGCCCTCGGTGTTGCGCTGCGGGGCCACGGTCAGGGCCAGGGCCCCCGCGGGGACGTCCTTGCGCACCACCGCGCCGGCGCCCGTGTAGGCGCCGTCGCCGACCGTCACCGGGGCGATGAACACGGTGTTGGAGCTCGTGCGCACGTGGTCGCCGATGACCGTGCGGTGCTTGGCGACGCCGTCGTAGTTGGCCGTGATGTTGCCGCAGCCGATGTTGGTGTACTCGCCGATCTCCGCGTCCCCGGCGTAGCCGAGGTGGGAGAGCTTGGAGCCGCGGCCGATCACCGCGTTCTTCGTCTCGTAGAAGGCGCCGATCTTGCCCTGCTCCCCCAGCACCGTGCCGGGGCGGAGGTAGGTGAAGGGCCCGACGGCGGCCCCGGCGCCGATCACGGCCCCCGTCGCCTGGGTGCGGGTCACCGTGGCGCCGGAGCCCACCGTGGTGTCCACGAGGGTCGTGTCCGGACCGACGACGGCGTCCTCCGCGACGTGGGTGGCGCCCTGCAGGTGGGTGTTCGGCAGGATCGTGGTGTCCGGCTCGAGGGTGACGGTGGCGTCGATCCAGGTGGTGGCCGGGTCCTGCACCGTGGTGCCGGCCCGCATGTGGGCCTCCACGGTGCGGCGGTTCATCTCGGCGCCCAGCGCGGCGAGCTGGACGCGGTCGTTGGCGCCCTCGACCTGCCACTGGTCGCGCGTGCTCACGGCCGCCACGCGTCCGCCGGCGGCGCGCGCCAGGGACAGCACGTCCGTGAGGTACATCTCGCCCTGCGCGTTGTCCGTGGTGACCTTCTCCAGGGCCTGCACCAGCACGGCGCCGTCGAAGGCGTAGATGCCGGAGTTGACCTCGTTGACGGCGCGCTCGGCCTCGGTGGCGTCCTTGTGCTCCACGATCCCGGCCACGGAACCGTCCTCGTCCCTCAGGATGCGGCCGTAGCCGGTGGGGTCCTCGAGCAGGGCGGTGAGCACGGTGACGGCGTTGCCCTCGGCCTCGTGGGTGGAGACGAGCTCCCGCAGCAGCTCCGTGGTCAGCAGCGGCACGTCGCCGTAGGTCACCACCACGGTGCCCTCCACCGGGAGGCCGGCCGACTGCAGGGCCTCGAGCCCGCACTGGACGGCGCGGCCGGTGCCGGGGACCTCGTCCTGGTCGGCCACGTGCAGGGAGGTGCCGAGCTCCTCGGCGAGGGAGGCGATGTGCCCGGCCACGAGGTCGCGCTGGTGGCGCACCACCGCGACGAGCTCCCGGGGGGCCAGTCCGGCCGCGGCGGCGAGCGCGTGGCCGATCATGGAGCGTCCGCCGATGCGGTGCAGGATCTTGGGGGTCTTCGACTTCATCCGGGTGCCCGCACCGGCCGCGAGGACGATGACGGCGGACGGCTGGGCGGTGGCCACGGTGGACTCGGTCAAGGAAGTACGCTCCTGCATCGGTCGTTCAAGGCGGGGACGGGGCGGGAGGACCGCCGCCGGTCAGTCTAGACCGTCCCGGGTGCGGGCTCCGAACCCGGGTCCGGCCTGCGGGGCCACACCCGGACCACCTGGTCGCCCACCCCAGAGCCTCCGGAACCAGGCCTGCGACGGCACCACACCACTCACCCCGGACGCCGATCCCCGGCACGGGCACCCGACGCACGCTCGTGGGGCACGTGGGTGGCGAGCCACGTCACCCTGGTGGTACTCGATCACCACGTGGTCCGCGGGGGTTCCGCGTACTCCGTCCGTGTTCCCACCTACCGTGTGCTCGTGAGCGTTGCACCCGTCCAGCCAAAGATGTCCGAGCCCTTCGGCCACGTGATGGCCCCGACCCGTGGATCCGCACTGCGTCGCGCAGCGCGGCGAGGCCTGGCGGTCGCACTCCTGGCCGGCTCCCTGCTCGTCCTGCCCTTCGGTCTCACCCCCCTGGTCTCGGCCGCCGGCCCGTGCGGACCGGCGGCGGCGCGGAGCCACTGCGGGGACGCTGGGGACGGTACCCCCTGAACCACTCTCCGGACACCTGCCCCTCGGACCGCGGTCCGGGCCACGGACGGTCCACGTAGTCCTCCCTCGCCGGCACGCGCGCCGGCACGCGCGGGACAGGGCCGCCTACTCAACCGCCTCCCGACTTCCTGTCCGGGTCCCGCCCACCCATTGTTGGCCGCAGGGCGGGGACCTACCGTGAACCCGACGATCCAGCAGCGCCATCCCCGGCGCGGTGCTCGGCCACATCGTCCCCGGCGCCGCGGCCGGCGTCGCCATCCGCTGCCGCTCCCCGGCGACCGGACCAGGAGGACACCATGACCGGAAACCACCCGCGGGTCGACCTCGCGGGGATCACCGTCGACCTGATGGACCAGGACGAGGCCATCCGCACCATCACGGCCCGGGCCGCGCAGCCGGCCGCGGCGGACCGCCGTGCCTGGGACACCGGGACCGAACCGCCCCTGGCCGTCGTCACGGCGACCCTGGACCACGTCGTGCGGTTCGGCACCCGGGGACCCTGGCGCCGGACGCTCGGCGAGTCCCGACCGCCCCTCGGCCGTGACGCGTGCGATCGGCCGGTGCGGCTGGACTGGCTCACGCTGCCGGCCGGAGCGCCCCTCGTCACCGCCTCACGCCACATGACCGGCAATGACTGGCCGCGACTGGCAGGCGGTGACCTGATCGGTCCGCTGCTGGATGCCGCGGAGCGGGACGGGATCTCGGTCGGGTTCCTGGGCGGCTCCTACCTCGTCCAGCGGTTGCTGTCGCGGCAGCTCGTGCGCGGGCGACCGGGGCTGGCCGTGGCCGGGATGTGGTCCCCGGACCACAGCGAGCTGACGGACGAGGAGGCCTCACTGCGCCTGGCGCAGGCGATCGCCGATGCCGGGGTGCAACTGCTCGTCGTGGGGCTGGGCAGGCCGCTCCAGGAACTCTGGATCGATCGCTACGGCCCGTCCACGGGCGCGAACGTCCTCCTGGCCTTCGGGGGCGCGGTCATCGACCTCCTGGCGGGCGCGGCCAGGCGAGCGCCCCGACGGGTGGCCGACCATGGTCTGGAATGGGCCTGGCGACTGGCCGCTGGGCCGACGCGCCTGGCGAGGCGGTACCTGGTCGATGACCCGCGGGGCCAGTGGCCGCTGCGCCGGGACAGCAGGGTCCTCGAGGACGCCCCGCGGGACCGTCCGGGCCGGGAGGGCTTCGCCGACCGACCGGCGGCCACGGCCTCCGATACGGCCGACCGTCCGGACGCGACGCACGGGAGCGGGGCCTTCGTCCCGCTCGGCCGCACGGCCGATGTCGCCGTCCTGGCCGTGACCCGCGATGACCAGGACGACATCGAGCGATTCGTGGCAGCCCTCCGGCGCGAGGCACACGACGTGCGGTTGCGCCTCGTGGTGGCCGACAACGACTCCACCGACCACACCCTCGAACTGCTCCGGGCCCACCCGGACATCACCGTGGTGACCACCGGGGGCAACCTGGGGCGGGCCGCCGGCATCAACGTGGCCCGTCGGCACCGGGGCGAGGCCGAGGCCGTCCTGGTGCTACACCCCGGCCTGGAGGTCCGTCCCGGTGCGGTCCGCCACCTCCTGTCCGAGATCCGTTCGGGGCGGGCCGACCTCGTCGTCCCCCGGCTCGTGGACCACGAGGGGACGACCCAGCACTCCCTCCACCGGGAACCCAGCGTGGCGCGCGTGTTCGGGGATGCCCTTCCCGCCGCGCTCCGGACACGGCTCCCAGCGGTCCTGACCGGGACGCTCACCGCACCCGAGGGCTACCAGTTCGGCCACGAGGTGGAATGGGCCACCGGGGCAGCCGTCATGGTACGGGCCGACCTCGACCGGCGTCTGGGCGAGTGGGACGAGAGGTTCTTCCCCTCCGGCGAGGACACGGACTACTTCCGTCGGGCCAGGGCCTCCGGTGCCGTCGTTCGCTACGCGCCCGGCGCGGTGATGGCCCGCTGCGAGGCGCCCGGTCCCCCGGAACCCCCCGCCCTGGCGGCCGTCAATCGCGTCCGCTACATGCGCAAGCACCACTCCGAGACGGTCACCACCGTCTACCGGGTCGGTCTGGCGCTGCGGGAGCTGCTGCGCCTGCACGTCCCGGAGCGGCGGGGCGTCCTGGCCGCCGTCGCCGACGAGGGACGGTGGCAGGGCCTTCCCGGCCCCACCGCGTCCCGCCACCCGGCCACCGTCCTGTCCGGCTTCCCGCGGGGTGCGGTCATCATCCCCGCGCGCAACGCGGCCGACGTCATCCTGCGGACGCTCTCCGCCCTGGATCCGGTGCTGCGGACGGGCCGGGTGGAGGTGATCGTGGCATGCAACGGCTGTACCGACGACACGGCGATCCTGGCTGCCTCCGTGCCGGGGGTGCAGGTGATCGACTGCCCAGTGGCGTCAACGGCGGCCGCCATGAACGCGGGTGATGCCGTGGCCACGCGCTGGCCCCGCGTCTACCTCGCGGCGGACGTCGAGATCACCCCGACGACGCTGCGCCGCGTCCTCGAGCAACTCCGCTCCCCGGTCCTGGCCGCCCGTCCGGCCTACCGCTACGACGACGTGGGCGCCAGCTGGCCGGTGCGCGCATACTACAGGGCCAGGTGTCGGCTGCCCAGGACGGAGCGGGCGCTGTCGGGAGCGGGCGTCTTCGGCCTCACCGAAGCGGGGCACGCCCGCCTGGGCACGTTCCCGGAGGTCACGGCCCTCGACGTGTTCGTGGATCGCTCCTTCGCCCAGGAGGAGAAGATGACCGTGCCGGCCCCGCCGGTGGCTGTCCGCACGCCCCACGACGTGCGGTCCCTGCTGGCGGTCCTGCGCCATGATCTCCGAGCGACGCTCAGCCTCCCCGGCGCTGCGGTCAGGGGGGCCGGGGACGAGGCCTCGGGGACCTGTCGTCCGGACGTCCCGGCGAGCACGGCAGGCTCCACGTTCTGGGAGTTCGTCCGTGCCGTCCGCGGACCCAGGAGCGCGGTGGACGCCCTGTCGTCCGGCCCACTGGCCGCCGCTCCCCGGCTCGGCCGTCGAGTCCGCCTCCGGGTGGGACCCGTGGTCGGCCCCGGGGCCATCGCGTGGGAGTGGGACGCCCCCCGGAGGCGGCCGGCCCGGCGGCCCGGGGACCCCGCAGTGGAGGCCCCGCAGGACCGCCCGGGTCCCTGACGCGCCGGTGAGTCCGGTGCGCCCACGCCTCGCCGGCGCGTGGTCCGCTGGACTCCGAGTGCGACCCGGGCAACCAGCCCGATGGGCCTCAGGCCATGACCTCGCCCCGGGCCCAGCGCTCCCGCGCCACCGCCGACCCGAACTCCCGCACCGCGTAGTAGCGGGCGTCGACGACCACCGTCCGCGCGCGTGAGCGGACCTCACTGCCGTGGACGCGGCGGTCCAGGGCGGTATCCACGTAGGCGGCTGCGAGCTGCTCGGCAGCCCGGTCCAGGCCGTAGCGGCGCTGCACCAGTTCCCGTCCGAGGTCTCCCAGACGGCGGCGCAGGGATTCCGAGCCGGCCAGTGCCTCCAGGGCGCCGGCCAGGTCCCGCACTCCCGCGCCCTGGCGGCCGAACCAACCACGCGTGACGAACCCGGCCACGCTGTCCTCGTCCACCAGCCTCCAGAAGCCCCCCTCTCCGTGCACCACGAGCGGCTTGGCGTGGGCCAGCCCCCTGAGGGCCGAGGAGCCCATGCCGATGACGATGTCCGCCGCCTCGTAGATCGACGCGGAGTCCGGCGGCACGTCCACCGGCTGCACCACGGTCCACCCATGGTGTGCGTTGACGGCGGCGGCGCGTCGCTCCACCGTCCCCCGGCCCTCTCCGTCACCGGCGATCAGCAGCCGGACCGGGCGGGTGGCCGCCATCCGGTCTGCCACCCGGATGGCCTCCAGCACCGCCTGCAGCCGCTCCAGTTCCGGCGTCAGTCCGGCCACGACCACGATGGCCAGGGCACCTCCCGGCACCTCCCACCGCTTGCGCGCCGCGGCCGTGCCGACATATCCGCCCGGCCGGTGCAGCTCCAGGTCCACGGGCGGCTCCACCAGGTGGGTCCGGTGGCCCCGCGCGGTCATGCGGCGGTGCAGCTCTGGGGTCCCGACGACGACCGGCAGGCGCGGGGGCACGAGGGAAGGCACGTCCGTGGGGCTGAGCGACACGAGTGCGGGCAGGTTCCCGAAGCAGCCGAGGGTCGTCCTGAGGCCCGGCTGCCATCCGTAGACATGCAGCATGTCCGGCCGCACCTCGCGCACCACGCGTGCCAACCGCCGGGACCAGGACGGTCGCGGGTCATCCGGAGCCGGGGCCGCCACCCAGTCCAGGCCGGCGTCCCGCGCGACCTCGGCCAGCGCTCCCGGCGGGGCATAGACCACGGGACGATGGCCATACCCCCGCATCGCGCAGGCGAGGTCTACGGCGCTGGCCCGGCCACCACCGCCCCCTCCGGGCGGACGGGGACAGACGAGGACCTTCATGGCGGGACTCCTTCCATGTCACGTCACCGTCTAGGAGCCGTGGGGATCCGGGCGGCGACGCGGTGCCTCGGCCGCCGCCAGCAGGCTCGCGCAGACCCGCACGTGCTCCTCCGCCGTCATGGTGTGGAACACCGGCAGGACGATCGTGCTTCCGGCCAGTCGCTCGGTCACCGGCAGGGGCCGGACGCGGCCGGAGTGACCGGCGTAGGCGTCCTGGAGATGGACGGCCATGATGCCGCGCCGCGCGGAGATGCCGTCCGCCGAGAGCCACTCGAGGAGCTCCTCACGGTCCAGGGGGAACTCGGGCAGCACCTCCACCCAGCAGGACTGGACGTTCGACGTGCCGTACTGGGGATCCCGGACCAGGCGCAGTCCCGCGACCGAGGCGAACACGTCCCGGTAGTCGGCCGCGAGCGCCCGACGTCGCCGGACCATCTCGGGCAGCTTGCCGAGCTGGACCAGGCCGACCGCGGCCTGCAGGTCGGTCATGCGGTAGCTGAACCCGATCTCCGGATACCGCTCGCGAGGCGGCAGGGCCTGGGCGAGCGGCTCCGGGGAGGAGGGATCCATCGAGTGCTCCCGCAGGCGCCGCGCCCGGGCCGCCCACCCCGGGTTGTCGGTCGTGAGCATGCCGCCCTCACCGGTCGTCAGGACGGCGCGCGCATCGAAGGACCAGGCCGTGATGTCCGCGCCGGCGCCCACCGGTCGGCCCCGGTACGTTGATCCCGCACTGCCGGCCGCGTCCTCGACGAGGGCGAGGGAATGCCGGTCGCACAACTCGCGCAGGGGAGCCAGGTCCACCGGCAGGCCGCCCTGGTCCACGGCGACGATGGCCGTGGTCCGCGGCGTGATGACCTCGTCCACCGTGGCAGCCGTGACGGTACCGGTCTCGAGGTCGACATCGGCGAACACCGGCCGCGCACCCACGTAGGTCACGGCATTCGAGGTCGCCACGAACGACAACGAGGGGACGATCACGTCATCGCCGGGCTGCACCCCGGCGACGAGTAGTGCAACGTGGAGTGCCGCCGTCCCGGAGGACATGGCCACCCCGAGCGACACGCCCTGCGCCGCGGCGAAGGCCCGTTCGAACTCCGCGGTCCGCGGTCCCTGTGCCATCCACCCGGAGTCCATGACCCTGATGACGGCGTCGGTCTCCCCGCGACCGAGCCAGGGCCTCATGACGCTGATCCGGTCGCTCACGTCGAGACCGACGTTCTCGCCCCCGGGGCGGCAGGCCCGGGATCTACGGAGGGGGGTGGGGCGGCAGGGACAGAGGTGTCGATGGCGAGACTCATCAGGATGCTCCCTCGGGACGGATCATGACGCGGACGGTGCGCCACATGATCGAGAGATCGCCCAGGACGGACCAGTCCTCGGCGTGACGGGGATCGGGCCGCACGTTCTCGGCCCACTCGAGGCCGGACCGACGGCTGACCTGCCATGGGCCCGTCATCCCGGGCGTGATGTCGAGCCGGTGGCGCTCCGGGCCGGCGGAGGTGGTGACCTCCAGCGGCATCGAGGGCGGCGGTCCCACGATGGACATGTCCCCGCGCAGCACGTTCCAGAACTGGGGCACATCGTCCAGGGAGTGCCGGCGCAGCACCCGCCCGACCCGGGTGACCCGCGGGTCCTGGCGGGGCGTGGACAGGGACCCCTCCACCTCGCCGGTGGCCTGCGGCGTCGCCCGCTCCTCCCCGGTGGCCACCAGGGTGCGGAACTTGTACATCCGGAAGGGCCTGCCCTGGCGGCCAGTGCGCGTCTGGGCGAGGATCACCCCGCCCGGGGAGTCCCGCCGGACCAGCACGGCGATCACGGCGAACAGCGGCAGCATCACCAGCAGGGCCAGGGAGGCGATGACCACGTCCATGGCCCTCTTGACCACGTGCCGGGCCCCCTCGGAGGCCGACTGGCCCACGTGCACCAGGGGCAGGCCCCCCACCGTCCGGACACGGCTCGGCGGTCCCGGGACACCGGTCACCAGGGGCGCGAGGATGATCGCGACCCCGGTGGGTCCCACGGCCCGCGTGAGCTCGCGGACGACCCGGCTGTCGCCGCACGGCGGGCCGGTGATGACCAGGGCTTCCGCCCGGAGGTCCCGGACGGCCCCCTCGGCCTCCTCGAGGCCCACGTAGCATGCCGCGCGGTGGACCTCTCCCCAGTCCTGGACGGCGTCGTCGAGGGTGACCTCTCCGTCGAGGACGACACCCACCACCCTGTAGGCGCCTGCGGCCTCCCGCTCCACGAGGCGCACCACGGACCGCACGTCCGCAGGCGGGCCCACGACCACGACGTCCGAGAGGTCGTGGCCCTGCCGCCGACGTCTTCGCAGCCAGGACCGCCAGGACCATCTCCCGGCCAGGAGCCCGGCCAGCCCTAGGGGGAACAGGAGGACCAGCAGGGCACGGACACCGGTCCCGGGTCCCAGCACGCCCACGACGGCGACCATGCCTGCCGCCGCGGCGGTCCCGACGAGCACCCGCCGGTACTCGACGGTCCCGATGCCGACCTCCCACGGCGACCGGGTGCCGGACAGCTGGAGCATGGTGGCCCACAGCAGCGTGACGATGGCGACCATCCCCGGTGAGGGTGCCCCGCCTGCCGGCCCGGTGACCGAGTACAGCGGCCCTACCAGGCCGGCAGCGGCCACGACGACCGCCAGGTCCGTGACCAGGACCCGGCGGACGTAGCTCCGCTGCCAGTCGACGGCACGGAGGCCAGTGCCCACCAGCCCGCGGGGGGACAGGGCGAGGGACGAGGATGCATCGGGCCCTCCGGACGCCTGCTGGTCCCTCCCCGACCGGGGCGGCGTGGCCGACACCGGGAGACAGGAGGGGTGCCGGGCGGAGATGAGGGCCATGGGTGAACTCCCGCCGGGTGAGAGGGGTCCGGGCCGGCCCGCGGCTGGCTCCTGCGGACCCCCGGTGGTTGCCGCGGGCAACCTTGGTTGACACCCCGAGCGTAGGTTTCCACCTCGTCCTCCACACCCGTAGGCCGATACTCGATTGCCCCGTGGTCTCCACGTAGGGCGTGTCCCGCCGCTCCCTAGCTCCACCCGCGAGCCATCGGGGCCGCGGTCCCTCCGTGCGACTCCCGGCCTCCACGCGGACGGGGCCGGCCCCGGGTCGCCCAGAGGACCCGCACGGGACACGACGACGGCGTGGCCGGCGCCCGCACGGGAGCGGCGGCCACGCCGTCGGTCGTGCCCGGGCTAGGCGGGCAGGTCCCGCAGCTCGGAGCGGTCGGAGATGCCCAGCTTGGTGAACACCCGGTACAGGTGGCCCTCCACGGTGCGCTGCGAGACGAACAACCTCTCGGCCACCTCCGCGTTGCTCAGCCCGGCCGCCGCGAGGTCCACGATCTCCTGCTCGCGGGCCGTGAGCTCGCCCAGGGCCAGGGCCCCGGCCACGTACGGCGGGAACCACAGTCCGCTCCTGACCTGCAGCCGCTTCAGGTGGCGCAGGGCCTCGCCGCGGCGGCGCAGGTCTCCGCCGGCGTGGTGGAGGAGCACGAGCCGGGACCACGCCACGGCGGCCGGCAGGACCTCCCCGGCCACGGCCATCTCCTCGGCGGCCGCGGCCAGCCCCCGTGGGTCCTCCGCGAGCGCCGGGTCGAGGACCCGCACCAGGGCCTCGGACCGGGGACCGTCCATCCCCGCGCAGGTCCGGTGCAGCCGGGCCATGACCCCGTCGTCCTCGGCCTGGGGCGCCCGCAGCAGCAGCAGGGTGTACAGGATCTCCCGCCGCACCACGGGATCCTGTTCCAGGCGCGGGTCGTCGAGGATCCGGCGCCATAGCGG
This genomic window from Citricoccus sp. SGAir0253 contains:
- the glmU gene encoding bifunctional UDP-N-acetylglucosamine diphosphorylase/glucosamine-1-phosphate N-acetyltransferase GlmU; the encoded protein is MTESTVATAQPSAVIVLAAGAGTRMKSKTPKILHRIGGRSMIGHALAAAAGLAPRELVAVVRHQRDLVAGHIASLAEELGTSLHVADQDEVPGTGRAVQCGLEALQSAGLPVEGTVVVTYGDVPLLTTELLRELVSTHEAEGNAVTVLTALLEDPTGYGRILRDEDGSVAGIVEHKDATEAERAVNEVNSGIYAFDGAVLVQALEKVTTDNAQGEMYLTDVLSLARAAGGRVAAVSTRDQWQVEGANDRVQLAALGAEMNRRTVEAHMRAGTTVQDPATTWIDATVTLEPDTTILPNTHLQGATHVAEDAVVGPDTTLVDTTVGSGATVTRTQATGAVIGAGAAVGPFTYLRPGTVLGEQGKIGAFYETKNAVIGRGSKLSHLGYAGDAEIGEYTNIGCGNITANYDGVAKHRTVIGDHVRTSSNTVFIAPVTVGDGAYTGAGAVVRKDVPAGALALTVAPQRNTEGWTEQRRPGSPAAEAAARARSSAQAAETPGADA
- a CDS encoding WecB/TagA/CpsF family glycosyltransferase — encoded protein: MTGNHPRVDLAGITVDLMDQDEAIRTITARAAQPAAADRRAWDTGTEPPLAVVTATLDHVVRFGTRGPWRRTLGESRPPLGRDACDRPVRLDWLTLPAGAPLVTASRHMTGNDWPRLAGGDLIGPLLDAAERDGISVGFLGGSYLVQRLLSRQLVRGRPGLAVAGMWSPDHSELTDEEASLRLAQAIADAGVQLLVVGLGRPLQELWIDRYGPSTGANVLLAFGGAVIDLLAGAARRAPRRVADHGLEWAWRLAAGPTRLARRYLVDDPRGQWPLRRDSRVLEDAPRDRPGREGFADRPAATASDTADRPDATHGSGAFVPLGRTADVAVLAVTRDDQDDIERFVAALRREAHDVRLRLVVADNDSTDHTLELLRAHPDITVVTTGGNLGRAAGINVARRHRGEAEAVLVLHPGLEVRPGAVRHLLSEIRSGRADLVVPRLVDHEGTTQHSLHREPSVARVFGDALPAALRTRLPAVLTGTLTAPEGYQFGHEVEWATGAAVMVRADLDRRLGEWDERFFPSGEDTDYFRRARASGAVVRYAPGAVMARCEAPGPPEPPALAAVNRVRYMRKHHSETVTTVYRVGLALRELLRLHVPERRGVLAAVADEGRWQGLPGPTASRHPATVLSGFPRGAVIIPARNAADVILRTLSALDPVLRTGRVEVIVACNGCTDDTAILAASVPGVQVIDCPVASTAAAMNAGDAVATRWPRVYLAADVEITPTTLRRVLEQLRSPVLAARPAYRYDDVGASWPVRAYYRARCRLPRTERALSGAGVFGLTEAGHARLGTFPEVTALDVFVDRSFAQEEKMTVPAPPVAVRTPHDVRSLLAVLRHDLRATLSLPGAAVRGAGDEASGTCRPDVPASTAGSTFWEFVRAVRGPRSAVDALSSGPLAAAPRLGRRVRLRVGPVVGPGAIAWEWDAPRRRPARRPGDPAVEAPQDRPGP
- a CDS encoding glycosyltransferase, which encodes MVYAPPGALAEVARDAGLDWVAAPAPDDPRPSWSRRLARVVREVRPDMLHVYGWQPGLRTTLGCFGNLPALVSLSPTDVPSLVPPRLPVVVGTPELHRRMTARGHRTHLVEPPVDLELHRPGGYVGTAAARKRWEVPGGALAIVVVAGLTPELERLQAVLEAIRVADRMAATRPVRLLIAGDGEGRGTVERRAAAVNAHHGWTVVQPVDVPPDSASIYEAADIVIGMGSSALRGLAHAKPLVVHGEGGFWRLVDEDSVAGFVTRGWFGRQGAGVRDLAGALEALAGSESLRRRLGDLGRELVQRRYGLDRAAEQLAAAYVDTALDRRVHGSEVRSRARTVVVDARYYAVREFGSAVARERWARGEVMA
- a CDS encoding DegT/DnrJ/EryC1/StrS aminotransferase family protein produces the protein MRPWLGRGETDAVIRVMDSGWMAQGPRTAEFERAFAAAQGVSLGVAMSSGTAALHVALLVAGVQPGDDVIVPSLSFVATSNAVTYVGARPVFADVDLETGTVTAATVDEVITPRTTAIVAVDQGGLPVDLAPLRELCDRHSLALVEDAAGSAGSTYRGRPVGAGADITAWSFDARAVLTTGEGGMLTTDNPGWAARARRLREHSMDPSSPEPLAQALPPRERYPEIGFSYRMTDLQAAVGLVQLGKLPEMVRRRRALAADYRDVFASVAGLRLVRDPQYGTSNVQSCWVEVLPEFPLDREELLEWLSADGISARRGIMAVHLQDAYAGHSGRVRPLPVTERLAGSTIVLPVFHTMTAEEHVRVCASLLAAAEAPRRRPDPHGS
- a CDS encoding exopolysaccharide biosynthesis polyprenyl glycosylphosphotransferase; amino-acid sequence: MGTGLRAVDWQRSYVRRVLVTDLAVVVAAAGLVGPLYSVTGPAGGAPSPGMVAIVTLLWATMLQLSGTRSPWEVGIGTVEYRRVLVGTAAAAGMVAVVGVLGPGTGVRALLVLLFPLGLAGLLAGRWSWRSWLRRRRRQGHDLSDVVVVGPPADVRSVVRLVEREAAGAYRVVGVVLDGEVTLDDAVQDWGEVHRAACYVGLEEAEGAVRDLRAEALVITGPPCGDSRVVRELTRAVGPTGVAIILAPLVTGVPGPPSRVRTVGGLPLVHVGQSASEGARHVVKRAMDVVIASLALLVMLPLFAVIAVLVRRDSPGGVILAQTRTGRQGRPFRMYKFRTLVATGEERATPQATGEVEGSLSTPRQDPRVTRVGRVLRRHSLDDVPQFWNVLRGDMSIVGPPPSMPLEVTTSAGPERHRLDITPGMTGPWQVSRRSGLEWAENVRPDPRHAEDWSVLGDLSIMWRTVRVMIRPEGAS